From a single Hypanus sabinus isolate sHypSab1 chromosome 7, sHypSab1.hap1, whole genome shotgun sequence genomic region:
- the hmgcra gene encoding 3-hydroxy-3-methylglutaryl-CoA reductase a — protein sequence MLSRLFRMHGLFVASHPWEVIVGTVTVTICMMSMNMFTGNNQICGWNFECPKIEEEILSSDIIILTITRCFAILYIYFQFQNLRQLGSKYMLGIAGLFTIFSSFVFSTVVIHFLDKELTGLNEALPFFLLLIDLSKASALAKFALSSNCQDEVRENIARGMAILGPTFTLDALVECLVIGVGTMSGVRQLEIMCCFGCMSVLANYLVFMTFFPACVSLVLELSRESREGRPIWQLGHFARVLEEEEDNKPNPVTQRVKVIMSLGLVLVHAHSRWIAEPASDDSTLQMPKSTSGLDESMPRRIDPEVPLWQFYLSRMVSMDVEQVITLGLALFLAIKYIFFEKTETESTFSLKNPMSSSLHMKNTDCCRNNIETTRLPTNCPVNEEPTSKENTDEVIKPIECSIPNSNNRISKAKFVLGDFTPPSSSSSGTPEELDAEYLLEPRPIEECLSILKNPEQGAKYLTDAEVILLVNAKHIPSYKLENMMETPERGVSIRRQLLGPKLPEPSALQRLPYQNYDYSLVIGNCCENVIGYVPIPVGVAGPLCLNGKEFQVPLATTEGCLVASTNRGCRAISLGGGAWSCVIADGMTRGPVVRLPTAREAAAVKLWLESSDGFRIIKEMFDSTSRFARLQKLQIGLAGRNLYIRFQSKTGDAMGMNMISKGTEKALLRLQEQFPFMQILAVSGNYCTDKKPAAINWIEGRGKSVVCEAVIPAKVVQEVLKTSTHSLIEVNINKNLVGSAMAGSLGGYNAHAANIVTAIYIACGQDPAQNVGSSNCITLMESTGPDNEDLYISCTMPSIEVGTVGGGTNLRPQQTCLQMLGVQGANKEAPGENSRQLAEIVCGTVMAGELSLMAALAAGHLVKSHMIHNRSKINLQDVPGSCTKKAA from the exons ATGTTGTCCAGGTTGTTTCGCATGCATGGACTTTTCGTAGCCTCTCATCCTTGGGAGGTGATTGTGGGAACGGTTACAGTCACTATCTGCATGATGTCCATGAATATGTTTACTGGTAATAATCAGATTTGTGGGTGGAATTTTGAATGTCCAAAGATTGAAGAG GAGATATTGAGCAGTGATATCATAATCCTGACTATTACTCGCTGTTTTGCAATCTTGTATATATACTTCCAATTCCAGAATCTGCGCCAACTTGGTTCTAAATATATGCTAG GGATTGCTGGTCTCTTCACCATCTTCTCCAGCTTTGTTTTCAGCACAGTTGTAATCCACTTTTTGGATAAAGAATTGACTGGTCTCAA TGAAGCCTTGCCTTTCTTCTTGCTTTTGATTGATCTATCAAAAGCCAGTGCTTTGGCCAAGTTTGCATTGAGCTCCAACTGCCAG GATGAAGTAAGGGAAAACATTGCACGTGGAATGGCTATTCtaggtcctaccttcactcttgaTGCTCTTGTGGAATGTCTTGTAATAGGTGTTGGTACTATGTCTG GTGTACGTCAGCTAGAAATCATGTGTTGCTTTGGCTGTATGTCAGTATTGGCAAACTACCTTGTCTTCATGACGTTTTTCCCAGCTTGCGTCTCCCTGGTATTAGAG CTTTCCCGAGAAAGTCGTGAAGGTCGTCCAATCTGGCAGCTTGGACATTTTGCTCGGGTTTTGGAAGAAGAGGAGGATAACAAACCGAATCCTGTAACACAGAGAGTGAAAGTCATCATG TCACTAGGATTGGTACTGGTTCATGCTCACAGTCGTTGGATAGCAGAACCAGCTTCTGATGACAGCACCTTGCAAATGCCCAAGTCAACATCTGGGCTAGATGAAAGTATGCCGAGACGAATTGATCCAGAAGTACCACTGTGGCAGTTCTACCTTTCCAG GATGGTCAGTATGGATGTTGAACAAGTAATCACCCTTGGCTTAGCACTCTTCCTTGCTATCAAATACATTTTCTTTGAGAAGACAGAGACTGAGTCGACGTTCTCACTGAAGAATCCTATGTCATCGTCTTTGCACATGAAGAATACTGATTGTTGCAGGAATAATATTGAAACTACTAGATTACCGACAAACTGTCCAGTGAATGAGGAACCAACCAGTAAAGAAAATACAG ATGAAGTCATTAAGCCTATTGAGTGTTCCATCCCTAACTCAAACAATCGTATCTCAAAAGCAAAGTTTGTGTTGGGAGACTTCACTCCTCCTAGCTCTTCATCTTCGGGAACACCAGAGGAGCTAGATGCTGAGTATTTGTTAGAGCCAAgaccaattgaagaatgcttgtCCATACTTAAAAACCCAGAG CAAGGAGCAAAATACCTTACTGATGCTGAGGTAATTCTTTTGGTGAATGCCAAACACATTCCATCTTATAAACTAGAGAACATGATGGAAACTCCAGAGCGTGGTGTATCCATACGTCGCCAACTACTTGGTCCAAAACTCCCAGAGCCCAGTGCCCTTCAGCGTCTTCCCTACCAGAACTATGATTACTCACTG GTTATAGGAAATTGCTGTGAGAATGTCATAGGCTATGTGCCTATTCCAGTGGGAGTTGCAGGACCACTTTGTTTGAATGGGAAGGAATTCCAAGTGCCTTTGGCAACCACTGAAGGTTGTCTTGTGGCAAGCACTAACAGAGGCTGCAGAGCGATAAGT CTTGGTGGTGGAGCGTGGAGTTGTGTGATTGCGGATGGAATGACAAGAGGACCAGTTGTGAGACTTCCTACTGCGCGCGAGGCTGCAGCTGTCAAATTATGGTTGGAGAGCTCTGATGGTTTCCGTATTATAAAGGAGATGTTTGATAGTACTAGCAG GTTTGCCCGGCTTCAAAAGTTGCAGATTGGCCTTGCTGGTCGTAACCTTTATATCCGCTTTCAGTCCAAGACTGGAGATGCCATGGGCATGAACATGATCTCAAAG ggCACAGAAAAGGCTCTTCTCAGACTGCAGGAACAGTTTCCATTTATGCAGATACTTGCAGTTAGTGGTAACTACTGCACTGACAAGAAACCTGCTGCGATTAACTGGATTGAAGGAAGGGGCAAATCTGTTGTCTGTGAAGCAGTCATTCCAGCTAAAGTAGTACAAGAG GTATTGAAAACCTCAACACATTCTCTTATTGAAGTCAATATCAACAAAAACCTTGTAGGCTCAGCCATGGCTGGAAGTCTTGGTGGTTACAATGCACACGCTGCAAATATCGTCACTGCTATTTATATTGCATGTGGCCAG GATCCAGCCCAGAATGTTGGTAGTTCAAATTGTATTACATTAATGGAATCAACTGGCCCTGATAATGAAGATCTGTACATCAGTTGCACTATGCCATCCATAGAAGTAGGTACTGTTGGTGGAGGGACCAACTTGCGACCACAACAAACCTGCCTGCAG ATGCTTGGTGTTCAGGGTGCAAACAAGGAGGCACCTGGTGAAAATTCACGTCAATTGGCGGAGATTGTTTGTGGGACAGTAATGGCGGGTGAGCTCTCTCTCATGGCAGCTTTGGCAGCAGGACATCTGGTGAAGAGCCATATGATCCACAACAG GTCGAAGATCAACCTTCAGGATGTCCCTGGCAGCTGTACAAAGAAAGCAGCTTGA